The following are encoded in a window of Massilia sp. R2A-15 genomic DNA:
- a CDS encoding RtcB family protein — MKNETYEVMRGEGARPVKMWTKGVPVEDSARLQLANTAKMPFIYRHVAVMPDVHPGKGSTIGSVIPTLGAVIPAAVGVDIGCGMMAAKTTLTANDLPDNLGKLRGAIERAIPHGMTPKTRGYRGRDEGSWHTAPAAVDAAWGQLKDEFDVICARTPKLRNTNNYRHMGTLGSGNHFVEVCLDETGAVWFMLHSGSRGVGNAIGTHFIELAKQDMRTHFVNLPDQDLAYLSEGTRHYDDYVEAVGWAQKFARMNREVMMQNLIAAVRTVITKPFETHVEAVNCHHNYVQKERHFGKDVLVTRKGAVSARKGELGIIPGSMGARSFIVRGKGNEESFNSCSHGAGRTMSRTEAKRRFTLADHARATEGVECRKDAGVIDEIPMAYKDIDAVMHAQRDLMEVVHTLKQVVCVKG, encoded by the coding sequence ATGAAAAACGAGACTTACGAAGTCATGCGCGGTGAGGGCGCCCGCCCCGTGAAAATGTGGACCAAGGGCGTACCGGTGGAGGACTCTGCCAGGCTGCAGCTAGCAAACACCGCGAAGATGCCCTTCATTTACAGGCACGTGGCCGTCATGCCCGACGTCCACCCGGGCAAAGGTTCGACAATCGGCAGCGTGATCCCGACGCTGGGGGCGGTGATCCCGGCCGCGGTCGGCGTCGATATCGGCTGCGGCATGATGGCAGCGAAAACCACGCTGACGGCGAACGACCTGCCGGATAATCTGGGCAAGCTGCGCGGCGCCATCGAGCGCGCCATCCCGCACGGCATGACGCCGAAAACGCGCGGATATCGGGGCCGCGACGAAGGATCCTGGCATACCGCGCCGGCGGCGGTGGATGCGGCGTGGGGCCAGCTGAAGGATGAATTCGACGTCATCTGCGCGAGAACGCCCAAGCTGCGAAACACCAACAACTATCGCCACATGGGCACACTTGGCAGCGGCAATCACTTCGTCGAGGTGTGCCTCGACGAGACTGGCGCCGTCTGGTTCATGCTGCACTCCGGTTCGCGCGGCGTGGGCAACGCCATCGGGACCCATTTCATCGAACTGGCCAAGCAGGACATGCGCACCCACTTTGTCAATTTGCCCGACCAGGACTTGGCTTACCTGAGCGAAGGGACGCGCCACTACGACGATTATGTCGAGGCGGTGGGCTGGGCGCAAAAATTCGCTCGCATGAACCGCGAAGTCATGATGCAGAACCTGATCGCAGCAGTGCGCACGGTGATCACCAAGCCGTTCGAAACCCACGTGGAAGCCGTCAACTGTCACCATAACTATGTCCAGAAAGAGCGCCATTTTGGCAAGGATGTGCTGGTCACGCGCAAGGGGGCGGTATCGGCCCGCAAGGGCGAGCTGGGGATTATTCCCGGTTCGATGGGCGCCAGGAGTTTCATCGTCCGCGGCAAGGGAAACGAGGAGAGCTTCAACAGCTGCAGCCACGGCGCCGGGCGCACCATGAGCCGCACCGAGGCGAAGCGGCGGTTTACATTGGCGGATCACGCCAGGGCGACCGAGGGTGTGGAGTGCCGCAAGGATGCCGGCGTCATCGACGAAATCCCGATGGCGTACAAGGATATCGACGCCGTGATGCACGCACAGCGCGACCTAATGGAAGTGGTGCACACGCTCAAACAGGTGGTTTGCGTCAAGGGATGA
- a CDS encoding alpha/beta hydrolase yields MPQLVALQSHQISAADGTLLYVTDYLLPAAQARGSVVVMHGLGEHSGRYRHLAGFLNECGLSVRCYDHRGHGRSQGRRGDVIYGDPMLQDAEIIIEDFSTRFAEPPFLFGHSMGGLFATRFALAAMSPLRGLILSSPALALRMSPFQHRMLKLMSALAPSLGVPNGVSAGLLSHDPKVVAAYKADPLVHHRISARLLRSMLSSIDYCQSHAGALATPTLMLVSGDDRVVDIEGSRRFLLRVPPGMAVMREYDRLYHEIFNEPDAQQVFDDLKGWLEPLLAVRQQR; encoded by the coding sequence ATGCCACAGCTGGTGGCGCTCCAGAGCCACCAGATCAGTGCCGCCGACGGCACGCTGCTGTACGTGACGGACTACCTGCTGCCTGCCGCGCAGGCACGCGGGAGCGTCGTCGTCATGCATGGACTTGGCGAGCATAGCGGCCGATACCGGCATCTCGCCGGCTTCCTGAACGAGTGCGGCCTGTCGGTGCGCTGCTATGACCATCGCGGACACGGGCGATCGCAAGGCAGGCGCGGCGACGTCATCTATGGCGACCCGATGCTGCAGGACGCCGAGATCATCATCGAGGATTTCTCGACACGCTTTGCCGAGCCGCCCTTCCTGTTCGGCCACAGCATGGGCGGCTTGTTCGCGACACGCTTCGCGCTGGCGGCGATGTCGCCGCTGCGTGGACTGATCCTGTCGTCCCCCGCGCTCGCATTGAGAATGTCGCCATTTCAGCACCGGATGCTGAAGCTGATGTCCGCGCTGGCGCCGTCGCTTGGAGTGCCGAATGGCGTGTCGGCGGGGCTGCTCTCCCACGATCCCAAAGTCGTCGCGGCCTACAAGGCGGATCCGCTGGTGCACCACCGGATCAGTGCGCGGCTGCTGCGTTCGATGCTCTCGTCGATCGACTACTGCCAATCGCACGCAGGCGCGCTGGCGACGCCGACCCTGATGCTGGTGTCGGGCGACGATCGGGTGGTCGACATTGAAGGGAGCCGGCGCTTCCTGCTGCGCGTGCCGCCGGGGATGGCAGTCATGCGCGAATACGACCGTCTTTACCACGAGATTTTCAACGAACCCGATGCGCAACAGGTATTCGACGATCTGAAGGGATGGCTCGAGCCTTTATTGGCCGTCCGCCAGCAGCGCTAG
- a CDS encoding DUF1840 domain-containing protein yields MLITFTSKAAAEVTMYKEHAKRILDLLGKDVDRGVITAAEAPRAVDVLEKEIAETRLHTASDDVQRDVNAHHGEVGDDTDHEGMEVVSFATRAYPLLEMLRAARNGGYDVLWGV; encoded by the coding sequence ATGTTAATTACGTTTACCTCCAAAGCAGCAGCTGAAGTCACCATGTACAAAGAGCACGCCAAGCGCATCCTCGATTTGCTCGGCAAGGACGTCGATCGCGGCGTCATCACCGCCGCCGAGGCGCCGCGCGCCGTCGATGTGCTGGAGAAGGAAATCGCCGAGACGCGCCTGCACACGGCGTCGGACGACGTCCAGCGCGACGTCAACGCGCATCACGGCGAAGTGGGCGACGACACCGATCACGAAGGCATGGAAGTGGTCAGCTTCGCGACCCGCGCCTATCCTTTGCTGGAAATGCTGCGCGCAGCCAGGAACGGCGGCTACGACGTCCTCTGGGGCGTGTAA
- a CDS encoding ABC transporter ATP-binding protein translates to MNNDAPAALRLTGLCKNFGRPAVDHLDLTVRQGELYALLGPNGAGKTTTLRMVAGLLAPDAGRVDVFGIDLAVDPAGAKQKIAYLPDDPMLYAKLKPTEYLEFVAGLWGIGAADAEPRARQLLDWLDLSKHAHELTEGFSRGMKQKLALAGALIHEPQLLILDEPLTGLDAAAARQVKDLLLDHVRSGGTVVLTTHILEVAERLAQRIGIIEHGRLIAQGTLDELRARTDGGTLEDVFLQLTGQP, encoded by the coding sequence ATGAACAATGATGCGCCCGCAGCACTCCGTCTGACCGGTCTGTGCAAGAACTTCGGCCGGCCCGCCGTAGACCATCTCGACCTGACCGTCCGCCAGGGCGAACTGTACGCGCTGCTGGGCCCTAACGGCGCCGGCAAGACCACGACCTTGCGCATGGTGGCGGGCCTGCTGGCGCCGGACGCTGGCCGCGTCGACGTGTTCGGCATCGACCTCGCCGTGGACCCGGCCGGCGCCAAGCAGAAGATAGCGTATCTGCCGGACGATCCGATGCTGTACGCGAAACTGAAGCCGACCGAGTACCTCGAATTCGTCGCCGGCCTGTGGGGCATCGGCGCGGCCGACGCCGAGCCGCGCGCGCGCCAGCTGCTCGACTGGCTGGACCTGAGCAAGCACGCGCACGAGCTGACCGAGGGTTTCTCGCGCGGGATGAAGCAAAAGCTCGCGCTGGCCGGCGCCTTGATCCACGAGCCGCAATTGCTGATCCTCGACGAGCCGCTCACCGGCCTCGATGCGGCGGCGGCGCGCCAGGTCAAGGATCTGCTGCTCGATCATGTGCGCAGTGGCGGCACGGTGGTGCTGACCACGCACATCCTGGAAGTGGCCGAACGCCTCGCGCAACGCATCGGCATCATCGAGCACGGCCGCCTGATCGCGCAGGGCACGCTGGACGAACTGCGCGCGCGCACCGACGGCGGCACGCTCGAGGATGTGTTCCTTCAACTGACGGGGCAACCGTGA
- a CDS encoding YifB family Mg chelatase-like AAA ATPase, giving the protein MSLAVLRSRALAGMEAPPVSVEVHLANGLPSFTIVGLPDTEVRESKDRVRAALLNAGFDIPNRRITVNLAPADLPKESGRFDLPIALGILAASRQIPDRELDQYEFAGELSLSGELRPIRGALAMTFAMHRCREHAARGFILPMANGDEAALVADAVIYPAETLLQVCAHLNAGDPATRLARHRNKAAIAVPAYADLSDVKGQQHAKRAMEVAAAGNHSLLMVGPPGAGKTMLASRFVGLLPPMTEEEALESAAVQSLTRGFSAASWKMRPYRSPHHTTSGVALVGGGAMPRPGEISLAHCGVLFLDELPEFDRRVLEVLRQPMESGSVTISRAAHQADFPARFQLLAAMNPCPCGFLGHASGKCRCTPDSVARYQDRISGPLLDRIDMQIDVAAMAPAALSAEADGESSAEIARRVEHAFRLQLQRQDKSNQRLTTREIDRHCKLDAAGDKLLRETMLQWHWSARAYHRVLKVARTIADLAGTQRIARAHVAEAIQYRRSLRER; this is encoded by the coding sequence ATGAGTCTTGCAGTATTGCGTAGCCGCGCGCTGGCCGGCATGGAAGCGCCGCCTGTCAGCGTCGAAGTACACTTGGCAAACGGGCTCCCCAGCTTCACCATCGTCGGTCTTCCCGACACCGAAGTGCGCGAATCGAAGGACCGCGTGCGCGCCGCGTTGCTCAACGCCGGCTTCGATATCCCCAACCGCCGCATCACCGTCAATCTCGCGCCGGCCGATTTGCCGAAGGAGTCCGGCCGCTTCGATCTGCCGATTGCGCTCGGCATCCTCGCCGCCTCGCGCCAGATTCCCGACCGCGAACTGGATCAATACGAATTCGCCGGCGAGCTGTCCCTGTCCGGCGAGTTGCGGCCCATCCGCGGCGCGCTGGCGATGACGTTCGCGATGCACCGCTGCCGCGAGCATGCGGCCCGCGGCTTCATCCTGCCAATGGCAAACGGCGACGAGGCCGCGCTGGTGGCCGACGCCGTTATCTATCCCGCCGAAACGCTGCTGCAGGTCTGCGCCCACTTGAATGCCGGCGACCCCGCCACCCGCCTCGCACGGCATCGCAACAAGGCCGCCATCGCTGTTCCGGCCTATGCCGACCTGTCCGACGTGAAGGGCCAGCAGCACGCCAAGCGCGCGATGGAAGTCGCCGCCGCCGGCAACCACAGTCTTCTGATGGTTGGCCCGCCGGGCGCGGGCAAGACCATGCTGGCGTCGCGCTTCGTCGGCCTGCTGCCGCCGATGACGGAGGAAGAGGCGTTGGAATCGGCGGCCGTGCAGTCGCTCACGCGCGGCTTTTCCGCGGCCAGCTGGAAGATGCGGCCGTATCGAAGCCCCCACCACACCACCTCGGGCGTCGCGCTGGTCGGTGGCGGCGCCATGCCGCGCCCCGGCGAAATCTCGCTGGCCCATTGCGGCGTGCTGTTCCTCGACGAGCTGCCCGAGTTCGACCGCCGCGTGCTCGAAGTGCTGCGCCAGCCGATGGAGTCCGGCAGCGTGACGATCTCGCGCGCCGCGCATCAGGCCGACTTTCCAGCGCGCTTCCAGCTGCTCGCGGCGATGAATCCCTGCCCCTGCGGCTTCCTCGGCCACGCCTCCGGCAAGTGCCGCTGCACACCGGACAGCGTCGCGCGATACCAGGACCGCATCTCCGGCCCCCTGCTCGACCGCATCGACATGCAGATCGATGTGGCGGCGATGGCGCCGGCGGCCTTGAGCGCGGAGGCCGACGGCGAGTCGAGCGCGGAGATTGCGCGGCGCGTGGAGCACGCGTTTCGGTTGCAGCTGCAGCGCCAGGACAAGTCGAACCAGCGCCTCACCACGCGCGAGATCGACCGTCACTGCAAGCTCGATGCGGCCGGCGACAAGCTGCTGCGCGAGACCATGCTGCAGTGGCACTGGTCGGCGCGCGCCTATCACCGGGTGCTCAAGGTGGCGCGCACCATCGCCGACCTGGCCGGCACCCAGCGCATCGCGCGGGCGCACGTGGCCGAGGCGATCCAGTACCGGCGCAGTCTGCGAGAACGATGA
- a CDS encoding RES family NAD+ phosphorylase, which produces MTTPLWRIAVEAPAYTANDLSGAGAKMTGGRWNSVGTPLIYSATNIALATIETVLHVRSGGLPFNRFLVRIDVPDDVWAARVVLDPLPGGWDAVPPGMTSRMTGDAWAASGSSALLLVPSVSVPDEYNVLINPLHPDVASITATTIKRWTYDPRFFS; this is translated from the coding sequence ATGACGACGCCCCTGTGGCGCATTGCCGTCGAGGCGCCAGCCTATACGGCCAATGACCTCAGCGGCGCCGGTGCCAAGATGACGGGTGGACGCTGGAATAGCGTCGGCACGCCGCTTATCTACAGCGCCACAAACATCGCGCTGGCGACGATCGAAACGGTCCTGCATGTACGCAGTGGCGGCTTGCCCTTCAATCGCTTCCTGGTGCGGATCGACGTTCCCGACGATGTCTGGGCCGCGCGGGTCGTACTCGACCCGCTGCCCGGCGGATGGGACGCTGTTCCGCCCGGCATGACGAGCCGAATGACGGGTGACGCCTGGGCCGCGTCGGGCAGTTCGGCATTGCTGCTGGTGCCGTCGGTGAGCGTGCCTGATGAATACAATGTGTTGATCAATCCGCTGCACCCGGACGTGGCGTCCATCACCGCGACAACGATCAAGCGCTGGACTTACGATCCCCGTTTCTTCTCTTGA
- a CDS encoding antitoxin Xre-like helix-turn-helix domain-containing protein → MSNSKAMEKPAPARTAVAKRAAAPMATPDETARVADRASFVPAKSKGSGTDLIDTNVFLGTNLYRIDPHARIAAIRKGIPASLVGELSSTMGMSKELLLVSLGLSRATISRKEKDQTALSKDESERVLGVATLIGKVQAMVEESGDPIGFDAAHWVADWLTKPLPALGGATPASYMDTFEGQKLVAELLSMSQSGAYA, encoded by the coding sequence ATGTCAAACTCCAAAGCTATGGAAAAACCCGCTCCGGCACGCACGGCAGTCGCAAAACGCGCCGCTGCGCCAATGGCAACGCCCGATGAAACCGCGCGGGTGGCGGATCGCGCTTCCTTCGTCCCGGCGAAATCCAAGGGAAGCGGGACGGACCTGATTGACACCAATGTCTTCCTTGGCACGAACCTGTATCGGATTGATCCGCACGCCCGCATTGCCGCGATACGCAAGGGTATTCCCGCCTCGCTGGTCGGAGAGCTTTCGTCGACGATGGGTATGAGTAAAGAACTCCTGCTCGTGAGCCTCGGCCTGTCCCGCGCGACCATCAGTCGTAAAGAGAAGGACCAGACGGCATTGTCGAAAGACGAATCCGAGCGTGTCCTGGGCGTCGCAACCTTGATCGGCAAAGTGCAAGCAATGGTGGAAGAGTCCGGCGATCCGATCGGCTTTGACGCGGCACATTGGGTTGCGGACTGGCTAACCAAGCCGCTGCCGGCGCTTGGTGGAGCCACGCCGGCGAGCTACATGGACACTTTCGAGGGCCAAAAACTGGTAGCTGAATTGCTGTCCATGAGCCAGAGCGGAGCCTATGCATGA
- a CDS encoding tetratricopeptide repeat protein, giving the protein MRLISPRRFAAAFLVMLFGCASAQAVETEYNLGVQAYREKNYAAARAHWLMAVEQGETSALNNLGFLLYNGLGGEPDPARAVALWRKAAVVGHSESQWHLAQALEAGKGEAPSPVEAYAWYRCAATQFADVPRDDAENEIGHDARESVIRILGKLALDQLSPAEQLAREFIAKNPAKTDSR; this is encoded by the coding sequence ATGCGTTTGATTTCCCCTCGCCGATTCGCTGCGGCATTCCTTGTCATGCTTTTCGGATGCGCTTCCGCGCAGGCGGTGGAGACAGAGTACAACCTCGGGGTGCAGGCCTATCGTGAGAAAAACTATGCGGCCGCGCGCGCGCATTGGTTGATGGCAGTCGAACAGGGCGAGACTTCCGCGTTGAATAACCTCGGCTTCCTTCTTTACAACGGTCTGGGCGGCGAGCCGGATCCTGCTCGTGCGGTCGCGCTGTGGCGGAAGGCTGCCGTTGTCGGCCATTCGGAATCGCAATGGCATCTGGCTCAGGCGCTCGAGGCCGGCAAGGGCGAGGCGCCGAGTCCGGTCGAAGCTTACGCCTGGTATCGCTGCGCTGCGACGCAATTCGCGGATGTGCCGCGCGACGATGCGGAAAACGAGATCGGGCATGATGCGAGGGAGTCCGTGATCAGAATTCTAGGGAAACTCGCATTGGATCAGCTCTCCCCGGCCGAGCAGTTGGCGAGGGAATTTATCGCCAAAAATCCGGCCAAAACCGATTCCAGATAA
- a CDS encoding translation initiation factor Sui1, which yields MKSGKTTGLVYSTESGRMCPDCRRALGECTCKGGQSAVILGDGKVSVSRQTKGRGGKCVTVVKGLALDAIALAALGKQLRSACGSGGTVKDGVIEVQGDHCELVMDWLTKQGHKPKRTGG from the coding sequence ATGAAGAGCGGCAAAACGACTGGCCTGGTCTATTCCACCGAAAGCGGCCGCATGTGCCCGGACTGCCGGCGCGCGCTTGGCGAGTGCACGTGCAAAGGGGGACAGTCAGCGGTAATCCTGGGTGATGGAAAGGTGAGCGTGTCGCGCCAGACCAAAGGGCGCGGCGGCAAGTGCGTCACCGTCGTCAAGGGACTCGCCCTCGACGCAATCGCTTTGGCGGCATTGGGCAAGCAGTTGCGCAGCGCGTGCGGCTCGGGCGGCACCGTCAAGGACGGCGTGATCGAAGTGCAGGGCGATCACTGCGAGCTGGTGATGGACTGGCTGACGAAGCAGGGCCACAAGCCGAAACGCACGGGCGGATAA
- a CDS encoding EthD family reductase: MIKVTAMYPHTPDARFDLSYYVDKHMPMVKDRFGAACTSYTIDKGVAGMAPGSAPTYGIMCHFFFDSLDAFQSAFAPHAQQILGDIPNYTDLTPVIQISEVLVG, translated from the coding sequence ATGATCAAAGTGACCGCGATGTATCCGCACACGCCGGACGCCCGATTCGACCTTTCCTATTACGTCGACAAGCACATGCCGATGGTGAAAGATCGATTCGGCGCAGCCTGCACGTCCTACACCATCGACAAGGGCGTGGCCGGCATGGCGCCAGGCTCCGCCCCCACCTACGGCATCATGTGCCATTTCTTTTTCGACTCGCTCGACGCCTTCCAGTCGGCCTTCGCGCCGCATGCCCAGCAGATCCTGGGCGACATACCCAATTACACCGACCTCACGCCGGTCATACAGATCAGCGAAGTGCTGGTCGGCTGA
- a CDS encoding accessory factor UbiK family protein — translation MDMNSFFNDLQGKIHNAIENSPAKDIEKNVKAMMTQGFSKLDLVTREEFDIQAQVLAKTRAKLEALEARMAELEGKTAEPTPPK, via the coding sequence ATGGACATGAACAGCTTTTTCAACGACTTGCAGGGCAAGATCCACAACGCGATTGAGAACTCGCCGGCCAAGGACATCGAAAAGAACGTCAAGGCAATGATGACCCAGGGCTTCTCCAAGCTTGACCTGGTCACGCGCGAAGAGTTCGACATTCAGGCGCAGGTGCTGGCCAAGACGCGCGCCAAGCTCGAGGCGCTGGAAGCGAGGATGGCTGAACTGGAAGGCAAGACGGCCGAGCCGACGCCGCCGAAGTAA
- a CDS encoding TorF family putative porin: MKHLKSQLKLAAAITLALSSLASTARAEDAKPDNEVSFNAAVTTDYRYRGISQSRLKPALQGGADYVNNPTGFYLGTWASTIHWIKDSGGDGNIEWDIYGGKKGEIAKGITYDVGGLYYLYPSNSLSPSANTFELYGQVGYGPGYIKYSHSTTNLFGFADSKNSGYLDVGANIDIGTGLVLNLHAGHQKVKRHDAASYTDYKIGVTKDFGICSVSLAAVHANTDAYFSPSGKNLGKTGAVLSVSKTF; the protein is encoded by the coding sequence ATGAAACACCTGAAAAGCCAGTTGAAACTTGCCGCAGCGATCACTCTTGCCCTGTCCTCGCTCGCATCGACCGCCCGCGCGGAAGACGCCAAGCCCGACAATGAGGTCAGCTTCAACGCTGCCGTGACGACCGATTACCGTTATCGGGGCATCTCGCAGTCGCGCCTGAAGCCGGCGTTGCAGGGCGGCGCCGATTACGTGAACAATCCGACCGGTTTCTACCTGGGCACCTGGGCCTCGACCATCCACTGGATCAAGGATTCCGGCGGCGACGGCAACATCGAATGGGACATCTACGGCGGCAAGAAGGGCGAGATCGCCAAGGGCATCACCTATGACGTCGGCGGCCTTTACTACCTCTACCCGTCGAACTCGCTGTCGCCGAGCGCCAACACCTTCGAGCTCTACGGCCAGGTTGGCTACGGGCCCGGCTACATCAAGTACTCGCACTCGACGACGAACCTGTTCGGCTTCGCCGACAGCAAGAACAGCGGCTACCTCGACGTCGGCGCCAACATCGACATAGGTACCGGCCTGGTGCTGAACCTGCACGCGGGCCACCAGAAGGTCAAGCGCCACGATGCCGCGTCCTACACCGACTACAAGATCGGCGTGACCAAGGACTTCGGCATCTGCAGCGTTTCCCTGGCGGCGGTCCATGCCAACACCGACGCCTACTTCAGCCCTTCAGGAAAGAACCTCGGCAAGACCGGCGCCGTGTTGTCCGTGTCCAAAACCTTCTAA
- a CDS encoding P-II family nitrogen regulator — protein MKLITAIIKPFKLDEVREALSAINVQGITVTEVKGFGRQKGHTELYRGAEYVVDFLPKTKIEAAVDDAIVEQAIEAIEKAARTGKIGDGKIFVYNLEQVVRIRTGETGNEAL, from the coding sequence ATGAAACTGATCACTGCCATCATCAAACCGTTCAAGCTCGACGAGGTGCGCGAGGCGCTGTCGGCCATCAACGTGCAGGGCATCACGGTCACGGAAGTCAAGGGCTTCGGACGCCAGAAAGGCCACACCGAGCTGTACCGGGGCGCCGAGTATGTGGTCGATTTCCTGCCGAAGACCAAGATCGAGGCGGCGGTGGACGACGCGATCGTCGAGCAGGCCATCGAAGCGATCGAAAAAGCGGCCCGCACCGGCAAGATCGGCGACGGGAAAATCTTCGTGTACAACCTGGAACAGGTCGTCCGCATTCGTACCGGCGAGACCGGCAACGAAGCACTTTAA
- a CDS encoding ammonium transporter: MNKSIVKWLSGLAVAVAMCGAFSAAAQDAPKPAQPTAVTTVPIAAPAVVNAPVAAPVAAPAAAVPAAPVPNKGDVAWMFIATVLVIMMTIPGLALFYGGLVRAKNMLSVLLQVFMIFAVIIVLWCIYGYSLAFTEGSPFIGKFDRALLSGIWDPAKATFSTAATFSKGVVIPEFVYVAFQGTFAAITCGLIVGAFAERAKFTAVLLFIVLWFTFGYLPVAHMVWFWTGPDAIKDGATLATETAKAGWLWQKGALDFAGGTVVHINAAIAGLVGAFMIGKRVGYGRESMAPHSLTMTMIGASMLWVGWFGFNAGSALEAGDVAALAFINTLLATACATVSWVFGEWITKGKPSMLGGASGAVAGLVAITPACGYVGPMGALVIGLLAGIICLWGVNGLKRMIGADDSLDVFGVHGVGGILGALLTGVFAAPQLGGQGIFDYTTNKMSADAYSIGSQVLVQAEAIGTTIIWSAVVSLIAYKLVDLVVGLRVPEEAEREGLDITSHGESAYHA, from the coding sequence ATGAATAAAAGTATCGTCAAGTGGCTGTCCGGCCTGGCTGTGGCCGTTGCCATGTGCGGCGCCTTCAGCGCCGCCGCCCAGGATGCGCCGAAGCCGGCCCAACCGACCGCGGTGACCACGGTGCCGATCGCCGCGCCGGCGGTTGTCAACGCGCCGGTGGCCGCTCCGGTTGCGGCGCCTGCCGCAGCCGTGCCCGCCGCGCCTGTCCCGAACAAGGGCGACGTCGCCTGGATGTTCATCGCCACCGTGCTGGTGATCATGATGACGATCCCCGGCCTGGCGCTGTTCTACGGCGGCCTGGTGCGCGCCAAGAACATGCTGTCGGTGCTGCTGCAGGTGTTCATGATTTTCGCCGTGATCATCGTCCTGTGGTGCATCTACGGCTACTCGCTCGCCTTCACCGAGGGCAGCCCGTTCATCGGCAAGTTCGACCGCGCGCTGCTGTCTGGCATCTGGGACCCGGCCAAGGCCACGTTCTCGACCGCCGCGACCTTCAGCAAGGGCGTCGTCATTCCCGAGTTCGTCTACGTCGCCTTCCAGGGCACCTTCGCGGCGATCACCTGCGGCCTGATCGTGGGCGCTTTTGCCGAGCGCGCCAAGTTCACCGCGGTGCTGCTGTTCATCGTGCTGTGGTTTACCTTCGGCTACCTGCCGGTCGCCCACATGGTCTGGTTCTGGACCGGCCCCGACGCCATCAAGGACGGCGCCACCCTGGCCACCGAAACGGCCAAGGCCGGCTGGCTGTGGCAGAAGGGCGCGCTCGACTTTGCCGGCGGCACCGTGGTCCACATCAACGCCGCCATCGCCGGCCTGGTGGGCGCCTTCATGATCGGCAAGCGCGTCGGCTACGGCCGCGAATCGATGGCCCCGCACTCGCTGACCATGACCATGATCGGCGCCTCGATGCTGTGGGTCGGCTGGTTCGGCTTCAACGCCGGCTCGGCGCTCGAAGCGGGCGACGTCGCCGCGCTGGCCTTCATCAATACTCTGCTGGCTACCGCTTGCGCCACAGTCTCGTGGGTGTTCGGCGAATGGATCACCAAGGGCAAGCCGTCGATGCTGGGCGGCGCGTCCGGCGCGGTGGCCGGCCTGGTGGCCATCACCCCGGCCTGCGGCTACGTCGGCCCGATGGGCGCCTTGGTCATTGGCCTGCTCGCTGGTATCATCTGCCTGTGGGGCGTGAACGGACTGAAGCGCATGATCGGCGCCGACGATTCGCTGGATGTATTCGGCGTGCATGGCGTCGGCGGTATCCTCGGTGCGCTGCTGACCGGCGTGTTCGCTGCGCCACAACTGGGCGGCCAGGGGATTTTCGACTACACCACCAACAAGATGTCGGCCGATGCCTATTCGATCGGCAGCCAGGTGCTGGTGCAGGCCGAGGCGATCGGCACGACCATCATCTGGTCGGCCGTGGTCTCCCTGATCGCCTACAAGCTGGTGGACCTGGTGGTCGGCCTGCGCGTACCGGAGGAAGCAGAACGTGAAGGGCTCGACATCACGAGCCACGGCGAATCCGCCTACCACGCCTGA